One part of the Arabidopsis thaliana chromosome 1 sequence genome encodes these proteins:
- the WRKY14 gene encoding WRKY DNA-binding protein 14 (WRKY DNA-binding protein 14 (WRKY14); CONTAINS InterPro DOMAIN/s: DNA-binding WRKY (InterPro:IPR003657), Transcription factor, WRKY group Iie (InterPro:IPR017412); BEST Arabidopsis thaliana protein match is: WRKY DNA-binding protein 35 (TAIR:AT2G34830.1); Has 3350 Blast hits to 2895 proteins in 207 species: Archae - 0; Bacteria - 0; Metazoa - 14; Fungi - 12; Plants - 3273; Viruses - 0; Other Eukaryotes - 51 (source: NCBI BLink).), with translation MCSVSELLDMENFQGDLTDVVRGIGGHVLSPETPPSNIWPLPLSHPTPSPSDLNINPFGDPFVSMDDPLLQELNSITNSGYFSTVGDNNNNIHNNNGFLVPKVFEEDHIKSQCSIFPRIRISHSNIIHDSSPCNSPAMSAHVVAAAAAASPRGIINVDTNSPRNCLLVDGTTFSSQIQISSPRNLGLKRRKSQAKKVVCIPAPAAMNSRSSGEVVPSDLWAWRKYGQKPIKGSPFPRGYYRCSSSKGCSARKQVERSRTDPNMLVITYTSEHNHPWPIQRNALAGSTRSSTSSSSNPNPSKPSTANVNSSSIGSQNTIYLPSSTTPPPTLSSSAIKDERGDDMELENVDDDDDNQIAPYRPELHDHQHQPDDFFADLEELEGDSLSMLLSHGCGGDGKDKTTASDGISNFFGWSGDNNYNNYDDQDSRSL, from the exons ATGTGCAGCGTCTCTGAGCTTCTTGACATGGAAAACTTCCAAGGAGACTTAACCGACGTCGTACGAGGAATCGGAGGCCACGTGTTATCACCGGAGACTCCTCCCTCGAACATCTGGCCTCTTCCTCTGTCACATCCAACACCATCACCGTCAGATCTTAACATAAACCCCTTCGGAGATCCCTTTGTGAGCATGGACGATCCACTCCTCCAAGAACTAAACTCCATCACAAACTCCGGCTATTTCTCCACCGTAGgagataacaacaacaacattcacAACAACAATGGTTTCTTGGTTCCAAAGGTATTTGAGGAGGATCATATAAAGAGTCAATGTAGTATCTTCCCAAGAATCCGGATCTCGCATAGTAACATCATCCACGATTCTTCTCCGTGTAATTCTCCGGCCATGTCGGCTCACGTTGTCGCAGCCGCAGCAGCCGCCTCGCCGAGAGGCATCATCAACGTAGACACAAACAGTCCTAGAAACTGTCTATTGGTTGATGGTACCACGTTCTCCTCGCAGATTCAGATATCTTCCCCTCGGAATCTAGGCCTTAAAAGAAG GAAGAGTCAGGCAAAGAAGGTGGTGTGTATTCCGGCCCCGGCTGCAATGAACAGCCGATCAAGCGGAGAAGTGGTTCCATCGGATCTATGGGCTTGGCGTAAATACGGTCAAAAACCTATCAAAGGCTCTCCTTTTCCAAG GGGTTATTATAGATGCAGCAGCTCAAAAGGTTGTTCAGCAAGAAAGCAAGTCGAAAGAAGCCGAACCGATCCAAACATGTTGGTGATTACATATACCTCCGAACATAACCATCCTTGGCCCATCCAACGCAACGCTCTCGCCGGCTCCACACgctcctccacctcctcctcaTCTAACCCTAATCCTTCCAAACCCTCAACCGCAAACGTAAACTCCTCATCCATTGGCTCCCAAAACACCATCTACTTGCCTTCCTCCACCACTCCTCCTCCTACCCTCTCATCCTCCGCCATCAAAGATGAACGAGGGGACGATATGGAGTTGGAAAAcgtagatgatgatgatgataaccaGATTGCTCCATACAGACCGGAGCTTCATGATCATCAGCACCAACCAGATGATTTCTTTGCAGATCTTGAAGAGCTAGAAGGAGATTCTCTAAGCATGTTGCTTTCTCATGGCTGTGGCGGCGACGGGAAGGATAAAACGACCGCGTCCGATGGGATCAGCAATTTCTTCGGGTGGTCGGgagataataattataataattacgACGACCAAGACTCAAGGTCGTTATAG
- a CDS encoding nucleic acid binding protein, which yields MSENVPDHQIVPEEEAGKKVVLSKLVTLMRKLSEQGIDAQNCPPGVRSCLICPKCEVGDSGEKSLTLYIYPDGSSAKWTCRRKCGLKGVLQVDGKLVSKDPIGKVERKITVESIKLEPLCDEIQDFFAARAISGKTLERNRVMQKRIDDEIVIAFTYWQRGELVSCKYRSLTKKFVQERNTRKILYGLDDIEETSEIIIVEGEPDKLAMEEAGFFNCVSVPDGAPETVSSKEIPSESKDTAFKYIWNCNDYLKKASRIVIATDGDGPGQALAEELARRLGKERCWLVKWPKKSEDEHFKDANEVLMSKGPHLLKEAILNAEPYPLKS from the exons ATGTCTGAAAACGTCCCTGATCACCAAA TTGttcctgaagaagaagcaggcAAGAAGGTTGTTCTGTCTAAATTAGTGACTTTGATGCGTAAATTGTCAGAACAAGGAATCGATGCTCAAAACTGTCCTCCAGGAGTACGTAGTTGCTTGATATGTCCGAAG TGTGAAGTTGGAGACTCTGGAGAAAAAAGCTTGACTCTTTACATATACCCTGATGG TTCGTCAGCTAAATGGACTTGCAGGAGGAAGTGTGGGTTAAAAGGTGTACTACAG GTGGATGGTAAGTTGGTATCTAAAGATCCAATAGGGAAggttgaaagaaaaattacgGTGGAGAGTATAAAGCTAGAACCTCTCTGTGATGAG attcaagatttttttgCTGCAAGAGCGATTTCAGGGAAAACACTCGAGAGAAATCGAGTTATGCAGAAAAGAATAGATGACGAG ATTGTGATTGCTTTTACGTATTGGCAAAGAGGGGAGCTTGTGAGTTGCAAGTACCGATCTCTAACTAAGAAGTTCGTTCAG GAAAGGAATACACGGAAGATCTTGTATGGGCTTGATGACATAGAAGAAACATCTGAAATCATTATA GTTGAAGGGGAACCAGATAAACTTGCAATGGAAGAGGCTGGTTTTTTCAATTGTGTGTCTGTTCCTGATGGAGCTCCAGAGACGGTTTCTTCAAAGGAAATTCCATCTGAATCCAAG GACACGGCGTTTAAGTACATATGGAATTGCAATGACTATCTTAAAAAG GCGTCTCGGATTGTTATTGCTACTGACGGAGATGGACCTGGTCAAGCTCTAGCGGAAGAACTTGCACGGCGTTTGGGGAAAGAAAGATGTTGGCTTGTCAAATGGCCGAAGAAAAGTGAAGATGAACATTTCAAAGATGCAAACGAG GTGCTTATGTCTAAGGGACCTCATTTACTCAAGGAAGCTATTCTAAATGCTGAGCCTTACCCTTTGAAGTCATGA
- a CDS encoding nucleic acid binding protein, producing MSENVPDHQSTNVVPEEEAGKKVVLSKLVTLMRKLSEQGIDAQNCPPGVRSCLICPKCEVGDSGEKSLTLYIYPDGSSAKWTCRRKCGLKGVLQVDGKLVSKDPIGKVERKITVESIKLEPLCDEIQDFFAARAISGKTLERNRVMQKRIDDEIVIAFTYWQRGELVSCKYRSLTKKFVQERNTRKILYGLDDIEETSEIIIVEGEPDKLAMEEAGFFNCVSVPDGAPETVSSKEIPSESKDTAFKYIWNCNDYLKKASRIVIATDGDGPGQALAEELARRLGKERCWLVKWPKKSEDEHFKDANEVLMSKGPHLLKEAILNAEPYPLKS from the exons ATGTCTGAAAACGTCCCTGATCACCAAAGTACCAATG TTGttcctgaagaagaagcaggcAAGAAGGTTGTTCTGTCTAAATTAGTGACTTTGATGCGTAAATTGTCAGAACAAGGAATCGATGCTCAAAACTGTCCTCCAGGAGTACGTAGTTGCTTGATATGTCCGAAG TGTGAAGTTGGAGACTCTGGAGAAAAAAGCTTGACTCTTTACATATACCCTGATGG TTCGTCAGCTAAATGGACTTGCAGGAGGAAGTGTGGGTTAAAAGGTGTACTACAG GTGGATGGTAAGTTGGTATCTAAAGATCCAATAGGGAAggttgaaagaaaaattacgGTGGAGAGTATAAAGCTAGAACCTCTCTGTGATGAG attcaagatttttttgCTGCAAGAGCGATTTCAGGGAAAACACTCGAGAGAAATCGAGTTATGCAGAAAAGAATAGATGACGAG ATTGTGATTGCTTTTACGTATTGGCAAAGAGGGGAGCTTGTGAGTTGCAAGTACCGATCTCTAACTAAGAAGTTCGTTCAG GAAAGGAATACACGGAAGATCTTGTATGGGCTTGATGACATAGAAGAAACATCTGAAATCATTATA GTTGAAGGGGAACCAGATAAACTTGCAATGGAAGAGGCTGGTTTTTTCAATTGTGTGTCTGTTCCTGATGGAGCTCCAGAGACGGTTTCTTCAAAGGAAATTCCATCTGAATCCAAG GACACGGCGTTTAAGTACATATGGAATTGCAATGACTATCTTAAAAAG GCGTCTCGGATTGTTATTGCTACTGACGGAGATGGACCTGGTCAAGCTCTAGCGGAAGAACTTGCACGGCGTTTGGGGAAAGAAAGATGTTGGCTTGTCAAATGGCCGAAGAAAAGTGAAGATGAACATTTCAAAGATGCAAACGAG GTGCTTATGTCTAAGGGACCTCATTTACTCAAGGAAGCTATTCTAAATGCTGAGCCTTACCCTTTGAAGTCATGA
- a CDS encoding nucleic acid binding protein (nucleic acid binding;nucleic acid binding; FUNCTIONS IN: nucleic acid binding; INVOLVED IN: DNA modification, DNA metabolic process; EXPRESSED IN: 24 plant structures; EXPRESSED DURING: 15 growth stages; CONTAINS InterPro DOMAIN/s: Toprim domain, subgroup (InterPro:IPR006154), Toprim domain (InterPro:IPR006171); BEST Arabidopsis thaliana protein match is: toprim domain-containing protein (TAIR:AT1G30680.1); Has 599 Blast hits to 599 proteins in 131 species: Archae - 0; Bacteria - 184; Metazoa - 0; Fungi - 0; Plants - 56; Viruses - 44; Other Eukaryotes - 315 (source: NCBI BLink).), whose product MSENVPDHQSTNGFSSSDFFVPEEEAGKKVVLSKLVTLMRKLSEQGIDAQNCPPGVRSCLICPKCEVGDSGEKSLTLYIYPDGSSAKWTCRRKCGLKGVLQVDGKLVSKDPIGKVERKITVESIKLEPLCDEIQDFFAARAISGKTLERNRVMQKRIDDEIVIAFTYWQRGELVSCKYRSLTKKFVQERNTRKILYGLDDIEETSEIIIVEGEPDKLAMEEAGFFNCVSVPDGAPETVSSKEIPSESKDTAFKYIWNCNDYLKKASRIVIATDGDGPGQALAEELARRLGKERCWLVKWPKKSEDEHFKDANEVLMSKGPHLLKEAILNAEPYPLKS is encoded by the exons ATGTCTGAAAACGTCCCTGATCACCAAAGTACCAATGGTTTTTCATCTTCCGATTTct TTGttcctgaagaagaagcaggcAAGAAGGTTGTTCTGTCTAAATTAGTGACTTTGATGCGTAAATTGTCAGAACAAGGAATCGATGCTCAAAACTGTCCTCCAGGAGTACGTAGTTGCTTGATATGTCCGAAG TGTGAAGTTGGAGACTCTGGAGAAAAAAGCTTGACTCTTTACATATACCCTGATGG TTCGTCAGCTAAATGGACTTGCAGGAGGAAGTGTGGGTTAAAAGGTGTACTACAG GTGGATGGTAAGTTGGTATCTAAAGATCCAATAGGGAAggttgaaagaaaaattacgGTGGAGAGTATAAAGCTAGAACCTCTCTGTGATGAG attcaagatttttttgCTGCAAGAGCGATTTCAGGGAAAACACTCGAGAGAAATCGAGTTATGCAGAAAAGAATAGATGACGAG ATTGTGATTGCTTTTACGTATTGGCAAAGAGGGGAGCTTGTGAGTTGCAAGTACCGATCTCTAACTAAGAAGTTCGTTCAG GAAAGGAATACACGGAAGATCTTGTATGGGCTTGATGACATAGAAGAAACATCTGAAATCATTATA GTTGAAGGGGAACCAGATAAACTTGCAATGGAAGAGGCTGGTTTTTTCAATTGTGTGTCTGTTCCTGATGGAGCTCCAGAGACGGTTTCTTCAAAGGAAATTCCATCTGAATCCAAG GACACGGCGTTTAAGTACATATGGAATTGCAATGACTATCTTAAAAAG GCGTCTCGGATTGTTATTGCTACTGACGGAGATGGACCTGGTCAAGCTCTAGCGGAAGAACTTGCACGGCGTTTGGGGAAAGAAAGATGTTGGCTTGTCAAATGGCCGAAGAAAAGTGAAGATGAACATTTCAAAGATGCAAACGAG GTGCTTATGTCTAAGGGACCTCATTTACTCAAGGAAGCTATTCTAAATGCTGAGCCTTACCCTTTGAAGTCATGA
- a CDS encoding basic helix-loop-helix (bHLH) DNA-binding superfamily protein (basic helix-loop-helix (bHLH) DNA-binding superfamily protein; FUNCTIONS IN: DNA binding, sequence-specific DNA binding transcription factor activity; INVOLVED IN: regulation of transcription; LOCATED IN: nucleus; CONTAINS InterPro DOMAIN/s: Helix-loop-helix DNA-binding domain (InterPro:IPR001092), Helix-loop-helix DNA-binding (InterPro:IPR011598); BEST Arabidopsis thaliana protein match is: basic helix-loop-helix (bHLH) DNA-binding superfamily protein (TAIR:AT2G34820.1); Has 1015 Blast hits to 1013 proteins in 53 species: Archae - 0; Bacteria - 8; Metazoa - 1; Fungi - 4; Plants - 1002; Viruses - 0; Other Eukaryotes - 0 (source: NCBI BLink).) translates to MIIPETDSFFFQEQPQHQPLYPDEALSPSLFGFDHYDHFYESFLPSQEIFLPSPKTRVFNESQELDSFHTPKHQKLIDSSFHFNSHDPFSPSPESNYLLDSYITEASNISKFQAPDFSSTFKVGWTEQGDTKKRELSAQSIAARKRRRRITEKTQELGKLIPGSQKHNTAEMFNAAAKYVKFLQAQIEILQLKQTKMQTLDSSKVGREMQFLLGSQEIQEKLSTEEVCVVPREMVQVLKAEECILTNPKISRDINKLLSTNLMN, encoded by the exons ATGATTATCCCTGAAACTgacagtttcttcttccaagaGCAACCGCAACATCAGCCATTGTATCCCGACGAAGCTCTTTCACCGTCTCTCTTCGGGTTTGATCACTATGATCATTTCTACGAGTCGTTTCTTCCATCTCAAGAAATCTTCCTTCCTAGCCCTAAGACCCGAGTCTTCAACGAGTCACAGGAATTAGATTCCTTCCACACGCCAAAACACCAGAAACTCATTGACTCCAGCTTCCATTTCAACAGTCACGACCCTTTTTCCCCTAGCCCTGAATCTAATTACCTCTTGGATTCTTACATCACAGAAGCTTCCAACATTTCCAAGTTTCAAGCTCCTGATTTCTCATCGACGTTCAAGGTTGGGTGGACTGAACAAGGCGACACCAAGAAGCGAGAGCTATCTGCTCAGAGCATCGCAGCAcgaaagaggagaagaagaatcacaGAGAAGACTCAAGAGCTGGGAAAACTAATCCCTGGAAGCCAGAAACACAACACTGCCGAAATGTTCAATGCCGCAGCTAAATATGTCAAGTTCTTGCAGGCTCAAATTGAGATTCTCCAACTGAAGCAGACCAAAATGCAG ACTCTGGATAGTTCAAAGGTGGGAAGAGAAATGCAGTTTTTGCTTGGTTCTCAAGAAATCCAGGAGAAGCTATCTACAGAAGAAGTGTGTGTGGTTCCAAGGGAAATGGTTCAAGTCCTAAAAGCCGAAGAATGCATCTTGACAAACCCTAAGATTTCTCGAGACATTAACAAATTGTTGTCAACAAATCTGATGAATTAG